The Paenibacillus mucilaginosus 3016 genome includes the window CTTAGGGAAGACGAAGAACCCGTTATTGCCCGGCTCGGCCGGTACCCGATTGCCGCCTGGGCCGGCGAACGGAACCACATCCACTACCGCATCCGGAACGGCCTTCTTCAGGTTATTGGCCGAGGTAGCCGCGGCAGAGGCCACGGTATTCACCCGGATGGCCACCTTCCCGGCATTCCACTTGTTGTCGGCATCCGCCGCCTGGACGACGGAGAAGTCCTGGTTGATCAGCTTCTCTGCATACAGCCGCCTCAGCAGCTTCAGCGAGTCCTGGTAGGGCGCCGTCATGAACTCCGGGATGACTTTGCCGTCCACAAGCCCCCATTTGTTCGGAGCTCCCTGGGCGACGGCCAGCCGGGTCAGGAACGCGCTGCTCGCAACCGGGTCATTATAGGATTTGTCGAGGAACATCCCGTACGTGTCGGCTTGGCCGTTCTTGTCGGGATCCTTCTCCGCGACGGTCTTCATCATCTGATACCAATCGTCGATCGTCACCGGAGCCTTCAGCCCCAGCGCATCGAACCAGTCCTTGCGGTGCGTTATGCCGGCCCTGCCGATATCCCGGTACAGCGGGAGCCCGTAGAGCTTCCCGTCGACCTTGATGTTGTCGTAATGCATCGGATTTGGCTCGGCCAGATTCTTGTAATCCTTCAGATACGGACCGATCTCCCAGAACAGACCGGATTGGATGGCGCTGAGCGTGGTCGCATTGAAGGTCAGCTTGAACGCTTTGGGCATATCGCCGGAGGCGATCATGACGTTCTTTTTGTCCTCGAAGGCCGCGGTCGGAATCCATTGAATCTCCAGCCGGGAGTTCGTGTACTGCTCGATGGCCCGTTCGATTTCACTATCCGCTTTGGGGGCCTCGCCGACCTGCGGCGTCCCGATGGTAATCTCAAGCGGTCCATCACCTGCTCCCCCCTTGGCCCCGTTGGCCGAATCCTTGGCGGCCGTCTGATCGCTGCTGCACCCGGCAAGTGATCCTGCGGTCAGCACCATGGAAAGCAGCAAAGCTGCACCCTGACGTTTTCTCTTCATTCCGAAACCCTCCTTTTGCATCTGTTTGTATCTGGTTGAACCGGGACGGCCCGCTATCCCTTGACCGATCCCAGCATAACGCCTTTCGCAAAGTGCTTCTGAAGAAACGGGTAGACGAGCAGGATCGGCACCGTCGCAATGACGATCGAAGCCATACGGATCGTCTGCGGCAAATAATCCTCCGGGTCCTGCTGCGTGGTGGAATCCCCGATCTGGTCCTGCGAGAGCAGCACAATCTGCCGGAGAACAATCTGGACCGGAAACTTCACGGAATCGTTAATGTACATAACGGCGTTGAAGTAGGTGTTCCAGTGGCCCACCGCATAGAACAGGCCGAAGGTCGCCATAGCCGGCAGGGATAAGGGCAGCACGATGCGGAACAGAATCCCCAGATCGCTGCAGCCGTCGATTCTGGCCGCGTCCTCCAGCCCGTCGGGAATCTGCTGGAAGAAGTTCTTCAGTACGATCAGATTAAAGGCGCTGATCGCCGTAGGGATCATCAGCGACCAATACGTATTGATCATGCCGAACGCTTTGACGACAAAATAGGTCGGGATCATCCCCCCGCTGAACAGCATCGTGATCAGGACCAGAAGCAGGATCGTCCGCCTGCCCTTCAGTGTGCTGCGTGCCAGAGGATACGCCGTGATGGAGGTGAAGAACAGATTGATCGCGGTTCCGAACACGGTGATATAGACCGAAACCAGGATGGCTCTCATCATCGTATCCGTCGAGAAAATATACTGATAGGCCGCAAAGGTGAATTCCTTCGGGAACAGCAGCAGCCCTCCCTTAACCACCTCCGCCGGGGAGGTAAACGATACGGCAAGAATGTACAGGAATGGAATCACGGTAATCAGCGAAAAGAGCAGCAGCAGGGAAGCATTGGCCGCATTGAACAGCTTGCTGCCGACCGTCCGGTTCTCAATGGACACTTCATTCTCCCTCCTCGTGTTAATAGACGCCTTCTTCTCCGAATTTCTTGGCCAGCCAATTGGCGCCAAGCACCAGGACCAGTCCGACCGCCGATTTGAACAGGCCCACCGCCGCACTGTAGCTGTACTGCGCCTGGGTTAACCCTTTCAGGTAAACATAGGTGTCGAACACTTCCCCGACTTCCCTGTTGACGGAATTGAGCATGAGGAAGATATGCTCGAAGCCCGTGTCCAGGAAGCTGCCCAGACGCAGAATGAACAGGATGACGATCGTGCTGCGGATCGCGGGCAGCGTAACGTGCCAGAGCTGCCGCCAGCGGCCGGCTCCATCGATGCGTGCCGCCTCATAGAGCTGCAGGTCCACGCCGGACAAAGCCGCCAGGAAAATAATCGTCCCCCCATCCGGCCTCCTTCCAGATGGATTGGGAGATGATCATCGTCCGGAACCATTCCTCGCTGAGCAGGAAAGGAATCTTCTCAAAGCCGAGCCGGGCGATGATATCGTTAATAATGCCCCCTTCCGTCGTAAGAAGCACATAGAAAATGCCGACGGCCACCACCCACGAAACGAAATGCGGCAGATACAGCATCGTCTGGACCCACCGCTTGAACGTCTCCCGGCGAACCTCATTTAACATCAGGGCCAGAATGATGGGCAGCGGAAAGAAGAACACCAGGTTATACATCGCAAGAACAAACGTATTTCGGAACAGCATCCAGAATTGCGGCTCGGTGAAGAACCGTTCAAAGTGCTTCAACCCTACCCATGGACTCTCCAAAAATCCGATATGCGGCTTGTAGTCCTGGAAAGCGATGGCCAATCCGAACATGGGCACGTACTTGAATAGTAGAAAGTACAAGACGCCCGGGACAAGAAGCATGTACAGCCATTTGTCCCTGAGGATCTGTCGTCCCGCCGGAAACCGTCTAGGCTTGACTGCTGAAACTGCTGCCAGCTGAACTTCATATTGCCGTTTCATCCCTTTCCCTCCTGTTGATGTGGATTGCACTCAAGACAGCGCTTACAACTCCGATCATAAGAGACCGCGGTCTGACAGGCAATAGTACTGCCGCAACCAATCCCTTCCGAAGCCTGATACCACGGGCTTTTTTCCACCCGGATCATCATCTTTTGCACAGGCATCGTACTCGTTTAACCCGCTTCGGCACCGTATCGGCAGACGATCAGAACGGGGGTTCTGCAAAAATGCACAAAAAAACAAGGGCGGCTGCCGCGGCAGTCCGCTCCTTGCTGGGAATCCGATTCTTATTCACATGCCATCCAAAGAAGGAGTTTTCCTTCAATGGGACTTTTTTGCTCCCATGCGAAAAGCCGCTGCTTAGGAAGGGTCTTCCGCTAAGACAACCGCTCTCTGGAACGGTAACGCGGATGCTCTGAAAGCATAGACCCCAGCAAGCTTCTCACCGCGGGGTGAGGCGACAGCAGAAACTGCTCTTTACGCTCGCAGTACTCGGCCACCTGGCCCTTCTCCATCACCGCCAGTGCATCGGCAATCGTATAAGCCGCTTTGATATCATGGGTAATGAACAGATAAGACAGCCCAAACGCGGACCTCAGGTCGCTCAGCAAACGCAGAATATTCGTCTGATGGACCATATCCAGGGAGCTGACCGCCTCGTCCAGCACGATCATCTTCGGCTTCAAGGCGATCGCCCTTGCGATATTGATTCGCTGCAGCTGGCCTCCGCTGAATTGATGAGGATACTTCCCCCCATCCTTGGCGCTTAATCCGACACGCTCCAGCAGCTCTCCGACGGCCCGTTTTTGCTCCTGGGGCGACAAGGATTCATAATTGCCGAGCGGCTCACCGATGATTTGCTCGGCCGTCATCCTGGGGTTCACCGAGGAGTAACAATCCTGGAACACCACCTGGAGATCCCGGCGCAGCTGCCTGCGTATTTTGGAATCCACCGCATACAGATCGTGTCCCTGAAAGAGAACCTGGCCCTGCTTCGGCTTCTCCAACCCGAGAATGACCCGGCCCAGCGTACTCTTGCCGGCCCCGCTCGCTCCCAGAAGCCCGAGACATGTCCCTTCTTCGATCCGAAGCGATACGCCCGACAGTATATTCGTGTCCCGCTTGGAACGTCTGAACAAAGAGGAAGAGGCGTACGCATGCGTTACCTCGTTCACTTGAAGCAGTGTCAATCTACTCACCTCGATTCGGGGTCAGGACCAGATACAATGGGCCATCTCCGGACTGATTTGGAGCATGGGCCTTGCAGCCAGCAGGGTTTGGGTATACGCATGCTTCGGGTGATCGAACAGCTCGAACACATCCGCCTGCTCCACAATACGGCCCTGCTGCATGACCGCAACATCATCGGCCATCTCAGCGATGACCCCCAGATCATGAGAGATCAGGAGGATCGCTGTCCCATGGTCCTGCCTTACCCTGTCGAGCAGCCGCAATACCTGAAGCTGATTCGTCACGTCCAGTGCGGTAGTCGGCTCATCCGCAATAATGACCGATGGGTTCAGGCATACGCTCAGGGCGATCATCACACGCTGCAGCATGCCTCCGCTCAATTCGAACGGGTACTTCCGCAGAAGCTCGGAAGAATGAGGCAGATTGACGTCCGACATCGCACTGCAGGCCAACTCCGCCGCCTGCTTTTTACTGAGGCTGGTATGGGTGCGAATCGTTTCAATGAATTGGGTGCCTATGGGATAGACGGGCGAGAAGGCGTTCATCGGATTCTGCATAATGAGCGCCACCTCTTTCCCTCTGATCCGGCGCATGTCCTCTTCTTTGCGTCCGTTCAGCTCGCGGCCGTTCAAGCGAATGCTGCCTTCCACCTCGGATGCTTTTCGCTCCAGCATCTGCATGAGAGCTAACGACGTGACGGTTTTGCCGCTGCCGCTTTCTCCCACAAGACCAAGGACACGCCCCGGTTTCAGTTCAAAATCTATGGAATGTACAAGCGGCAGCTTCCCCTGCTCCGTCTTGACCGTTACCTTCAGATCCTTCACCTGCAGTACAGGGCTTGTTTGTTCTGCCACTACGCTCAGTCCTTCTTTTTAGAAACGTCGTTTTACGCCATACCGCTCTGACAAAGCCTCTCCAAGCAGATTGAACGTCGCTACAACAACAACGATCAGCAGGCCCGGATAGAGCATCAGCTGCGGATGATTGCGTATGAATGATTTCCCTTCGTTCACCATGGCGCCCCACTCCGGCGTCGGAGGCTGAATGCCCAGGCCCAGGAAGGACATGGCGGAGATATCCATGATCGCCCATCCCATCTCCAATGTGCCGATGACCAGAATCGGAGGCAGGATATTGGGAATCATATGCCTTCGGATGATCTGCCACTGCGAGGAACCGCTGACCCGTGCCGCCGTAATGAAGTTCCGGTCCTTGAGACCGACCACCAGATTACGGAACATGCGCGCATAATACACCCACTGCACCATCATCAAAGCAATCACCAATTGAAACAAGCCCGGACCCAGGATGCCGACCAGACCCAATACCAGGATCAGACTCGGAAACGCCATGACCCCTTCGCAGAACCGCATCAATACGGCATCCAGCCAACCGCCCCGGTACCCGGCCGCGGTTCCCACCAATAATCCGAGCCCCAGGGAACAGATGAATATCAAGGAAGCAAAGCCTAACGAAACACGCGAGCCATACAGGAGTCTCGACAGATTGCACCGGCCCAGCTGATCCGTCCCCAGCGGGTAGTCCCATGAGGGACTCTGCAGCTTGACCGCCAAATTCACATGAACCGGATCGTGGGGTGCAATCCATGGGGCGAATACACTCACGAGAAAGAAAAACACGATAATGATGGAGCATACGGCGACAGCCTTCTGACTTTTGAACCCTCTGCGTAATCCGCCAATCACTGGTCAGCCCTGCCTTTCCGTGAGATCCGGGGATCCATGTACAATTGGAGCAGATCCACAATGAGGTTGCATCCCACCACAATGCAGACGGACAGCAGCACGTAGCATTGGATCACCGGAATATCGCGGTTCACAATCGATTGAACGAAGTAGCGCCCGAACCCGGGCCAAGAGAATACCTGCTCTACGATGATAGCTCCCGTCAATAATTTCCCCATGTTCATGCCCAGTGCCGTGATCATAGGCAGGATGGCAATCCTCAGCACATATTTCAGCATGATCACTCTCTCTTTGATCCCTCTCGTTCGGGCATACCGCACGTAGGCTTCCTGCAGCTCCTCCAGCACCGTCGTCCGGAGCAGGCGCGTATAGATGGCGATGAGCCACAGCGCCAGCGTGACCGACGGCAGCACGAGGTGCTGCCAAGTCCCTCTGCCTTCTACGGGGAGCCAGTCGAGCTTAACCGAGAAGAAATAAACCAATAAGTACCCAAGCCAAAAAATCGGAATACAGGCGCCGATATACGAAAGCACCCTGCTCGAATAATCGACCGCACCGTTTTTAAAAATCGCGGATAAAAAGCCGATCGGCACACTGACGAGGATCGCTAGAAGAATACTGCACAGGGCAAGCTGAATCGTGGCCGGGAACTTCAGCACCACTTCCTGCCATACGGGCTCATTCGTAATATAAGATGTGCCGAAATCGAGCCGGCACATCTTCATCACGGATTGAGCATATTGAACAAGAAGGGGCTGATCCAGGCCGAATTCATGCCTCTTGGCAGCAAGCACCTCATCGTCGGGATGAATGTGGGCCGCGGCGAGATAGGCTTCGGCCGGGTCCACGGGTCCCACTTTGATCATGACAAACATAAGAAACGAGGCAAACAGCACAATGGGAACAATGGAAAGAATTCGTTTGCCGATATAGATGGCCATGTCCTGCCTCCTGCCCGTTACTCCTTCGTGTCGATTCCGTAGAACGGATGCTCGTCACGATTCGACGGGAACTGAACGGTGCTCACGTCTTTCTGGTAAACAGCGAGCTTCTTGATATAAGAGATCGGAAGGATCGATGACTGCTCCTGCAGTGTCGTGAGCACGGAACTGAACAACGCGGTACGCGCCTTTTCATCCGTTGTGGTCATGCCTTCCTTGATTTTCTGGTCAATCTCCGCTTTCATAGGCAGGGCCTGCAGCGGATCGGAAAGTCCGAAGCCCTTCTGCACCACTCCCGTCATGAAGGAATGCGGGTCATACGGAGCCCCGAAGTTGGAGTAGAAATTCATATCGAATTCATTCGCTTTTCTGCGCTGAATGTATACCGTTAATTCGACGCCGGTGATGTTCAGCTTGACGCCGATCGCAGCCCATTCGGCCTGCAGCGTTTCGGCCATGGCTTTTTGCGTTAAGTCGGCCTTGTCGTAAAGCAATTCCAGCTCGAGCGCTTTCCCGTCTTTTTCACGAACCGTTTTTCCGGCGGACAGCTTCCAGCCCGCTTCTTCCAGCAGCGCTTTCGCCTGCTCCACATTGTACTCCACCGGCTTGACGTCGATGTTGGCATAAGGCAGGTTCTTCGGCAGGATATTGTCGGCCTTCTCTTCCATCCCCAGCGTTACGCCTTCCACCATGGCCTGCTTATTGAAGCCTTGATGAAGCGCCTGGCGAACCCGCAGATCCGCAAGCTTCTCGTTCATCGTGTTGAGCACCAGGTTGCGGGTGCCTACCGGCTCGGACAGCTTGGCCTCATATTTTCCTGTCTGCTCCAGCTGCTTGTAGGCGTCGAAGCTGATCACCCCTTCACCGAAGATCAGATCCAGATCCCCCTTCTCGAAGGCCAGCACACGGGTTTCCGCATCCGGAACCACTTTCACGACAACCTTATCGACCTTCGGCTTCTCTCCCCAATAGTTCGGATTGGGGATAAACGTCGCAGACTCATCCTTCTTGTATTCACCGAGCATCCAAGGCCCGGTTCCGATCGGGTTCTTCACGCCCTTGGAGGTGTCGCCATCGTCAGGAAAGCCCGATTCCGCAAGAAACCGGACGGGACGCACGACAGCCAGATCGTGCAGGGTCGGATAATACGCCTCTTTGAGCGTCATCTTGAACGTAGCGTCATCGACCGCTTCCGTCTTCTCGAGCACGCTGATGACGCCCAGCCAGGTATGTAACTTCATATTTTTCAACACCGCATCAAAGTTCTTCTTGACGGTGGCGGCCGTAAAGGCGGTGCCGTCCGAGAATTTGACATTGCTGCGGAGCTTGAATGTGTATTCCTTGCCATCCGGCGAAAGCGTCCAGGATTCGGCCAGATGGGGGACAATCTTCCCATCCTTATACGCAACCAGCGGCTCGTAGATCATCGATTGGGCAAACAGCTGGGAAGGGTTATACAGATGCGGATTCATCGGCCCGATATCCCTTGGCCACGCCATCGTTACCGTTTCTTCCTTATTCCCCGTGGCAGCGGTCTCGGCGGTCGCTCCGGCATTCTCGGTCTTCGGTGTAGAACAGCCTGCGACTGCGGCCGATAAGGCCAGAAGCAAAGACATGCTGAGCAGCAGACTCTTTCTCTTGGTTGCAAACATTGACAAGTGACCCCTCTCTGTAGTGATAATGATTATCACTGATAGAAGATATCATACGTCATCTTATTAAAAATTGTCAATGTAATAAACTTCCGATTGCTAAAATCGTTACAGCTTATCGATCTCTTCATCATGGGGGTAAGCCATGGAAAAATCGGACAAGAAGCCCCCTCTCTGTTTTCGTTGTCCTCCCATCCATCCTCATGCTATATTTCATGAATACTCTTACCGAGAAAGGAGAAGAAGTAGTGGCTGTTCAAGGTCCATTCTCACCCGGACAAATCAAGCTGTACCTGCTCGCCGTCTTATTCTTCTCGGCCAACGCGATTCTGACGGTCATTCTCCCCCTGCAAAGCGATGCCCAAGGAATGGAGCAGGGTGAAATCGGCCTGATGATGGGCGCTTATATGCTGACTTGTATGCTTTTCCGCCCCTGGGCCGGGCAGTGGCTCAGCCGGTACGGAGCGCTTGCGGTCATGCGCATCCTCCTGCTCGTTCACGCCGTCTGCCTGGTCCTGTTCGCCGTCACCGGCACCGACAGCTATCTATGGCTTCGCGCCCTGCAAGGGGCCGTTACCGCCTTCTTCTCCATGATCATGCAGCTGTCGATGGTCACGATGCTCTCTGCCGCGGACCGCGCCCAGGGCATGTCGCTCTATACGCTGTCCACCATGATCCCCCAGCTGTTTGGGCCCATGGCGGCCTTATTCCTATGGGAGACGGGAGAGCCTTCCCTGTACCTTGGGGTCATGATCGCTTTGAGCGTCACGACCTGGCTGACCGGCTTCCTGGCCCCGCTGCCCGCCGCCCCTTTGGGGGAGGGGTCTTATACCTTCCGGGAGATGCTCCGGTCGACAGCCCAGCTGTGGCACAACCGGATCCTGCTCGTCTGCTCCGTCGTGATGCTGCTCGCTTCCTGCATCTTCGGCGCCGTGTCCACTTTCCTGCCGCTGTATATGGAGAAGACCGGCACGGGGCATGCGGGCTATTATCTCATGCTGCAGGGCCTCGTCGTGGTGGTCTGCCGCTTCGTCCTGCGTAAGCACATCCCATCGGACGGGAGCTGGCATACCGGACTCATCGCGGGGCTCCTGCTGTCCGCGGCCGCCGGTTCCCAGCTCCTGTCCCTGATGGAGTCGCTTGGCGCCCTCGTGTATGTCTCGGCCGTATGCAACGGACTGGCAGTAGCCTTCCTGTATCCCACATTGGTCACTTATCTGTCCTTTGTGCTGCCTTCCCGCAGCCGAGCTGTCCTGCTGGGCCTGTTCATTTCATCCTATGATCTGGGCTTCTCTTCCGGGGGACTCTTCATGGGGATGCTCGCCCAAAGGATCAGCTACTCCGGCATGTTCACCTTTTGCGCGTGGCTGGGGTTATCCGCCTTCCTCGTCGTGCTTATGAACAAGAAGCGAATGAGCACATCGAAGGCGGAATCGTGAGGGATTAGTAAGAAAACGCCTGACGGCGTCCTTTAAGATCTCTGCGTGCTATCCCATACCGTGGTGCATGGGAGGGGATGGGTATGGGGTTCCAACCGCTCATGAAGTCGTGTCCCATTTGAATTTCTTAGTGGTAAGGACACGCCTTCAAAGGCGGCCCGTAAACTCTCCACCCCATACCCATTCCCTCTCTCATCTGCTCTCTACTTCCCCTGAAATTTTATAAGTACCAAACAACAAAGAGCTGACTGCCGCGGCAGTCAGCTCTTTGTCCTGTAGGGATCGTTCACTTCATTATTTCAGATATTCTACGGCCGCCCGTTCGATAGCAAGCCCGCTCTTGTAACGCCCCATGAATACTTCAAAGCCTTCGACATCCTTCGGATCAGGGGAGATGGTTTCGCCGGCCTCTCCTGCGAAGACTTTCTGGCTCAGGTACGCTTCCAGCGTTTCATTCTCCGACTTGTTGATCATATAGGAGGCCAGCAGGGCAATACCCCAGGCTCCGCCCTCACCGGCCGTCTCCATCACGGAAACCGGTGTATTGAGCGCCGCAGCCATAATGCGCTGTCCTACGCCCTTCGTCTTGAACAAGCCGCCGTGGCCCAGGATTTCATCGAGCTGGACATTCTCTTCCTTCAGAAGAATGTCCATGCCGATCTTCAGTGCGCCAAGAGCGGTAAACAAGTGGACGCGCATGAAATTGGCCAGGTTGAAGTTGCTGTCGGAGGAACGCACGAACAGCGGACGCCCTTCTTCGAAATGGGTCATATGCTCACCGGAGAGATACCCGTATGCCAGCAGGCCCCCGCAATCCGGATCTCCCTGAAGGGCAAGGTTATACAGCGTGCCGTACAGCTTGTTCATATCCGTGTTCAGACCCATGGCCTTACCGAATTCTTCGAACAAACCCACCCATGCGTTCAGGTCGGAAGAGCAGTTGTTGGAGTGAGCCATGGCTACCAGGTTACCGGTAGGGGTCGTCACGAGGTCGATCTCTCCATAGGCTTTGGACAATTCCTTCTCCAGCACCACCATGGCGAATACGGAGGTCCCGGCGGATACGTTCCCTGTGCGCTTCGCTACACTGTTGGTTGCGACCATTCCGGTCCCTGCATCGCCTTCCGGCGGACACAGCGGAATGCCGGCCTGCAGTTCGCCGGTCACGTCCAGCAGCTTGACTCCTTCTTCCGTAAGCACGCCGGCGCTCGCACCTGCTGTCAGCACCTGAGGCAGGATGTCCTCCAGCTTCCATGGAAGATTACGGGAAGCAATCAGCTCGTTGAACTGATTTACCATGGCAGCGTTATAGTCCTTGGTAGCGATATCAATCGGGAAGACCCCGGATGCTTCTCCGACGCCCAGCACCTTTTGTCCCGTCAGTTTCCAATGGATGTACCCGGCCAGTGTGGTCTGGAAGCCGATCTCAGCCACATGCTCTTCCCCATTCAAGATCGCCTGATACAGGTGAGCAATGCTCCAGCGCTGCGGGATGTGGTAGTTGAACAGTTCCGTCAGCGTCTCGGAAGCGGGGCCGGTGATATTGTTTCTCCAGGTGCGGAAAGGAACCAGAAGCTCTCCCGCTTGGTTGAACGCCATATAGCCGTGCATCATGCCGCTGAAACCGATCGCTCCGATCTTCTGCAGGGTGACGCCATACTGCTGCTTCACGTCGGCAGCCATCTTCTGGTAGCTGTCCTGTATGCCCTTCCAAATTTCCTCCGTGCTGTAAGTCCAGATGCCGTTCACATAGCTGTTCTCCCAGTCGTGGCTGCCCGATGCGATGGCGGTATGATCTTCACCAATAAGAACCGCTTTAATCCGAGTGGAACCAAGCTCAATACCAAGTACTGTTTTGCCGCTCTCGATGGCATGTTTCACATCAAAACTCATGAATGCTCCCCCATCACACAATTTAAATTAATGGTTTTCATTACGGTAAATTAATTCATATAAAGATAAATAAATTATACACTTACTATACCATAGAATAAAAGACTGGAGATTTAAAAATATTCTATCCCACTATACAAAATTTCGATAGCGGCGTTGGACCCTCCGCATAAAAAAAGGCCGCGGTATTTACGCGGCCATTCATCGCAATCCTTTGATGCCCCGGCGGTGATTTAAAAAATGCTGTCGGGAACGTAATAAATTTTCTGCGTATTCTGTTTGTTCACCGGGTCTGTAACGATAGTAAAATAAACGTTCCCGTCTTTCGTCTGTACCCCCTCGATTTCATGGGTTCCCACATTCGTAATTCTCACGAGCGTTTTGTACACTCCTGTATTCGTCATCATAGCAATCTGCGGGGTCTCGCCTTCCGCGCCGCCCGACGTATAAAGCTCCGTATTCCCGAGCAGATCCAGCCCTTGGAACGAGCCGTTCGGTCTGACGATCCCGCTGCCCGACTGCGTAAAGCTGCCCACGGATGCGCTGACCGCCGCCGCACTGTCCATACGCACCTGTTCATTGCTGTCCAGGAGCTTGTTCAATGCCGCCGTGTCATACATGGACCAGGTGACCGTTCCTTCCGCGGTTTGGACGCGAAACAGAGTGTGGGTACTGTTGCCGCCGCCGTCCACACGGTAGGTTTCGCCCAGTCTTGTACCGGTCGTGTTGGCGTAATTCATGTAAGTGAACCGGTGAAGATCCGTATAATCGACGGTCACGCCGGGAGCGTATTGAAGCCTTGCTACCTGGAGCGACCAGTAATAGCTGGTCGAAGCATCCGCTTTGGAACTGAAATAAAAGTAATTGATGCCATTGTACGTATACATATCGAGGGTCTGGCAGTGGCCGGTATTCGTAATGGTCATTTCATCCACGTAGGTTGCGTCGTTTCCACTAATGAGCAGTCTGGAAAGATAGCACGTTCCCTGAGACCGCTGAGTGACGTAAACATACTTCGAAGCGATATAAGCTTTCTGGACAGCCACGTTGTGCTTGAGTCCCTTGAGATTGTAGGCAAGTGTCGCTGAAGCGTTGACCGTTTTCTCCGGAGCTGCCGCTTGCGCCGGCATACCGGACATTCCAAATAGAAGCAGCGTGAGTAGAGCGCAGATAAGAACTTTTAGCTGCTTGGGGTTCAGACTCCACGATGGAATATGAAACATTACGATTCCTCCCTTGTTTGGCCGTATCAGGTTTAATCGGCATGCCGTAAAATCCGCATGTTCTGGAACAGATCCCACATCCTTCCATTTGATTCTGTTCCCATGTTATCGTTTCCCCGCCCGAAGCGTCAAGGCCGGGATCAGCTTCGAGTAGGATGATCGAAAAAAACAGGCATCCGCAATTCGGCACGCCTGCTGTTATCTCACCGCCTCGGCTATGAAACTTCCCGCTTCCGCCCGTCCAGGCACAGCTCACTTTGGCGCCTGGCCCCGGTACCACTCGTTCGCCTCGCCAAGCACCTGCTCACCGCCGGCTTCCCTAAACGCCTTGACGAAACCGTCAAACGCCTCGATGGGCGTATCTCCCGTAATCATGGCAACATAGGCTTTATTGCGGAGTTTAATCAGCTCCGGGCCGTATTGGATCAGGGAAGGCAGGGGAACCTTCAGCGCATTGTAAATGCCGTGCTCCCCGAGCCCAAGGGTGGAGGCCCACTGCTCCCTACGGCCCCTCGGGCGCTGCGGAACCATCATGCCGATATTGGCCCCAATGTGGTTGGTATAATTGGCGCTCCGATCAAATGGAGGCAGGATGACGACATCGTCC containing:
- a CDS encoding helveticin J family class III bacteriocin; this translates as MFHIPSWSLNPKQLKVLICALLTLLLFGMSGMPAQAAAPEKTVNASATLAYNLKGLKHNVAVQKAYIASKYVYVTQRSQGTCYLSRLLISGNDATYVDEMTITNTGHCQTLDMYTYNGINYFYFSSKADASTSYYWSLQVARLQYAPGVTVDYTDLHRFTYMNYANTTGTRLGETYRVDGGGNSTHTLFRVQTAEGTVTWSMYDTAALNKLLDSNEQVRMDSAAAVSASVGSFTQSGSGIVRPNGSFQGLDLLGNTELYTSGGAEGETPQIAMMTNTGVYKTLVRITNVGTHEIEGVQTKDGNVYFTIVTDPVNKQNTQKIYYVPDSIF
- a CDS encoding xylulokinase: MSFDVKHAIESGKTVLGIELGSTRIKAVLIGEDHTAIASGSHDWENSYVNGIWTYSTEEIWKGIQDSYQKMAADVKQQYGVTLQKIGAIGFSGMMHGYMAFNQAGELLVPFRTWRNNITGPASETLTELFNYHIPQRWSIAHLYQAILNGEEHVAEIGFQTTLAGYIHWKLTGQKVLGVGEASGVFPIDIATKDYNAAMVNQFNELIASRNLPWKLEDILPQVLTAGASAGVLTEEGVKLLDVTGELQAGIPLCPPEGDAGTGMVATNSVAKRTGNVSAGTSVFAMVVLEKELSKAYGEIDLVTTPTGNLVAMAHSNNCSSDLNAWVGLFEEFGKAMGLNTDMNKLYGTLYNLALQGDPDCGGLLAYGYLSGEHMTHFEEGRPLFVRSSDSNFNLANFMRVHLFTALGALKIGMDILLKEENVQLDEILGHGGLFKTKGVGQRIMAAALNTPVSVMETAGEGGAWGIALLASYMINKSENETLEAYLSQKVFAGEAGETISPDPKDVEGFEVFMGRYKSGLAIERAAVEYLK
- the cntE gene encoding staphylopine family metallophore export MFS transporter CntE; this encodes MAVQGPFSPGQIKLYLLAVLFFSANAILTVILPLQSDAQGMEQGEIGLMMGAYMLTCMLFRPWAGQWLSRYGALAVMRILLLVHAVCLVLFAVTGTDSYLWLRALQGAVTAFFSMIMQLSMVTMLSAADRAQGMSLYTLSTMIPQLFGPMAALFLWETGEPSLYLGVMIALSVTTWLTGFLAPLPAAPLGEGSYTFREMLRSTAQLWHNRILLVCSVVMLLASCIFGAVSTFLPLYMEKTGTGHAGYYLMLQGLVVVVCRFVLRKHIPSDGSWHTGLIAGLLLSAAAGSQLLSLMESLGALVYVSAVCNGLAVAFLYPTLVTYLSFVLPSRSRAVLLGLFISSYDLGFSSGGLFMGMLAQRISYSGMFTFCAWLGLSAFLVVLMNKKRMSTSKAES
- the nikA gene encoding nickel ABC transporter substrate-binding protein; translation: MFATKRKSLLLSMSLLLALSAAVAGCSTPKTENAGATAETAATGNKEETVTMAWPRDIGPMNPHLYNPSQLFAQSMIYEPLVAYKDGKIVPHLAESWTLSPDGKEYTFKLRSNVKFSDGTAFTAATVKKNFDAVLKNMKLHTWLGVISVLEKTEAVDDATFKMTLKEAYYPTLHDLAVVRPVRFLAESGFPDDGDTSKGVKNPIGTGPWMLGEYKKDESATFIPNPNYWGEKPKVDKVVVKVVPDAETRVLAFEKGDLDLIFGEGVISFDAYKQLEQTGKYEAKLSEPVGTRNLVLNTMNEKLADLRVRQALHQGFNKQAMVEGVTLGMEEKADNILPKNLPYANIDVKPVEYNVEQAKALLEEAGWKLSAGKTVREKDGKALELELLYDKADLTQKAMAETLQAEWAAIGVKLNITGVELTVYIQRRKANEFDMNFYSNFGAPYDPHSFMTGVVQKGFGLSDPLQALPMKAEIDQKIKEGMTTTDEKARTALFSSVLTTLQEQSSILPISYIKKLAVYQKDVSTVQFPSNRDEHPFYGIDTKE